A DNA window from Coffea arabica cultivar ET-39 chromosome 6c, Coffea Arabica ET-39 HiFi, whole genome shotgun sequence contains the following coding sequences:
- the LOC113694045 gene encoding suppressor of mec-8 and unc-52 protein homolog 2-like, whose product MSSKRNNYKEKLARRKEEKAEEPEQPKYRDRAKERREDQNPDYEPTTELGHFHAVAPPGTVELRSADAHKLSIEKSKYLGGDVEHTHLVKGLDYALLHKVRSEIDKKPDVDDDANEKARASKEDQTLSFRTATAKSVYQWMIKPQTTIKTNEMFLPGRMSFIFNMENGYSNDIPTTLHRSKADCPVPEEMVTVGVDGSVLDRIAKIMSYLRLGSSGKVLKKKKKEKDAKGKLSGISNGYDGDQKMLRSDALKSQNDKETPLPPPPPLPKRIPDSRANQGPTVVRSEEDDIFIGDGIDYSIPSKDMSQSPVSEDMEESPRNKERASYFDEPVYGPVPPSDPSHGWQQVSGYDALQAQALVGGYQTEWQEYQYAEQLAYPDQYLQQNLQAYDVQAGLNVLQDPRFMTQEEKDRGLGSVFKRDDQRLLQLREKDAREKDPNFISESYSECYPGYQEYNREIVDSDDDDDLSKMDMGGRAKGRLHRWDFETEEEWATYNEQKEAMPKAAFQFGVKMQDGRKTRKQNKDQKLTNDLHKINQILTKKKMEKEANNDGASYDDEPRSGKKLRI is encoded by the exons ATGTCGTCCAAGCGTAACAATTACAAAGAGAAATTAGCTCGTCGCAA AGAGGAGAAGGCGGAGGAGCCAGAACAACCAAAGTATAGAGACAGAGCGAAAGAGCGGAGAGAGGATCAAAACCCTGATTATGAACCAACAACAGAATTGGGACATTTTCATGCTGTAGCTCCTCCAGGCACGGTTGAATTGCG GTCGGCTGATGCGCATAAGCTATCTATTGAGAAGAGCAAGTATCTTGGAG GTGATGTTGAACACACACATCTTGTTAAAGGGTTGGATTATGCTTTGCTTCACAAAGTGCGAAGTGAAATAGACAAGAAACCAGATGTTGATGACGATGCTAATGAAAAAGCTAG AGCATCCAAAGAAGATCAAACACTGTCATTTCGCACTGCAACTGCAAAG TCTGTTTACCAATGGATGATCAAGCCCCAAACTACCATCAAGACCAATGAAATGTTCCTTCCTGGAAGGATGTCCTTTATTTTTAACATG GAAAATGGGTATTCTAATGATATTCCGACAACTCTTCACAGGAGTAAAGCTGACTGTCCAGTCCCAGAG GAAATGGTTACTGTCGGTGTGGATGGTTCTGTTTTAGATCGGATTGCCAAGATTATGTCGTACCTTCGCCTTGGATCATCTGGAAAAGtgctcaagaagaagaagaaagaaaaggatgCAAAAG GGAAGCTTTCAGGTATTTCAAATGGATATGATGGAGATCAGAAGATGTTGAGGTCTGATGCATTGAAGAGTCAAAATGACAAAGAAACACCACTGCCACCACCTCCACCGCTTCCGAAAAGGATTCCTGATTCAAGGGCGAATCAGGGCCCAACTGTTGTTAGATCTGAAGAGGATGATATATTTATTGGTGATGGTATTGATTATTCAATTCCCAGTAAGGATATGAGCCAAAGCCCTGTCTCAGAGGATATGGAAGAATCTCCTCGGAACAAAGAAAGGGCATCTTATTTCGACGAACCTGTTTATGGCCCTGTACCACCCTCTGATCCCTCTCATGGTTGGCAACAAGTG AGTGGATATGATGCTTTGCAAGCACAAGCATTGGTTGGTGGCTATCAGACAGAGTGGCAAGAGTATCAATATGCAGAACAACTCGCTTATCCTGACCAATATCTCCAGCAAAACCTTCAGGCTTACGATGTGCAAGCAGGTCTAAATGTGCTTCAGGACCCTAGATTCATGactcaagaagaaaaagataggGGCTTGGGTTCGGTGTTCAAGAGGGATGATCAGAGGCTTCTGCAGCTAAGGGAGAAAGATGCACGGGAGAAGGACCCCAATTTTATATCCGAGAGTTATTCCGAGTGCTATCCTGGATACCAAGAATATAATCGTGAGATAGTcgatagtgatgatgatgacgatCTATCAAAAATGGATATGGGTGGAAGG GCAAAGGGGCGGCTTCATCGTTGGGACTTTGAAACTGAAGAAGAGTGGGCTACATACAATGAGCAAAAGGAAGCAATGCCAAAAGCTGCTTTCCAGTTTGGTGTGAAGATGCAAGACGGTAGGAAGACACGAAAGCAGAACAAAGATCAGAAACTTACAAACGACCTCCATAAGATAAACCAAATACTGACCAAAAAGAAGATGGAGAAGGAGGCAAACAACGATGGAGCAAGCTATGATGATGAACCGCGCTCTGGAAAGAAGCTCCGAATATGA
- the LOC113692917 gene encoding GDSL esterase/lipase 5-like, protein MRLNSRFGTSSLIHASLVLLLCFKASGGSAERSSAFFIFGDSTVDPGNNNYIKTTPENQANYKPYGQNGFFKEPTGRFSDGRIIVDYIAEYAKLPIIPPYLQPSADYSHGVNFASGGAGILSTTNPGVVIDLKTQLEYFHKVQRSLAEKLGTAEAEEIISNAVYFISMGSNDYMGGYLGNPEMQQLHPPEDYVRMVIGNLTQGIQELYDRGARKFGFLSLCPLGCLPALRVLNPKGHDAGCFEQASALALAHSNALQAVLPNLELLLPKGFKYCNSNFYDWLLDRINDPTKYGFKEGESACCGAGPYRGIFTCGGTKKDPNYELCDNPSDYVWFDSFHPTERIHEQFAKALWDGLSPSVGPYNLEGLFFNKQTIADVVDNPETQQIF, encoded by the exons ATGAGGCTAAATTCTCGCTTTGGAACTTCATCATTGATCCATGCAAGTCTTGTACTTCTGCTTTGTTTCAAGGCCAGTGGGGGCTCAGCTGAGAGAAGCAGTGCATTCTTCATATTTGGTGATTCTACTGTGGATCCAGGCAACAACAATTACATTAAGACCACGCCTGAAAACCAAGCCAATTACAAGCCTTACGGTCAGAACGGTTTCTTCAAGGAGCCAACAGGCCGATTCTCAGATGGCCGTATTATCGTGGATTATATTG CTGAGTATGCAAAATTGCCTATAATTCCTCCGTATCTGCAACCATCTGCTGATTACAGTCATGGTGTTAATTTTGCCTCTGGTGGGGCTGGAATTCTTTCTACAACAAATCCGGGTGTG GTCATTGATTTGAAGACACAGTTAGAGTACTTTCATAAGGTACAACGGTCCCTAGCTGAGAAGTTAGGAACCGCAGAAGCAGAAGAAATTATATCAAACGCCGTTTATTTCATTAGTATGGGCAGTAATGATTACATGGGAGGTTATCTAGGTAATCCAGAAATGCAACAACTGCATCCTCCTGAGGATTATGTCAGGATGGTTATTGGTAATCTGACGCAGGGAATTCAA GAGCTGTATGATCGCGGAGccagaaaatttggatttctgaGCTTATGCCCTTTGGGTTGCTTGCCAGCCCTCCGAGTTCTCAATCCTAAAGGCCACGATGCTGGTTGTTTTGAACAAGCTAGTGCTCTAGCATTAGCACATAGCAATGCTCTACAGGCTGTCCTCCCTAATCTTGAACTCCTCCTGCCCAAGGGTTTCAAATACTGCAACTCCAATTTCTATGATTGGCTTCTTGATAGGATTAATGATCCCACAAAGTATG GATTCAAGGAAGGAGAGAGTGCTTGTTGTGGTGCAGGACCTTATAGAGGGATTTTCACTTGTGGAGGCACAAAGAAGGATCCAAACTATGAGTTGTGTGACAACCCCAGTGACTATGTTTGGTTCGATTCTTTTCATCCAACAGAAAGGATCCATGAACAATTTGCAAAAGCTCTGTGGGATGGGCTGTCCCCTTCTGTGGGGCCATACAACCTGGAAGGTCTGTTCTTCAACAAGCAAACTATTGCTGATGTTGTCGACAATCCAGAAACTCAGCAAATCTTTTGA